Proteins from a genomic interval of Plasmodium sp. gorilla clade G2 genome assembly, chromosome: 10:
- a CDS encoding ADP-ribosylation factor, putative, which produces MGLIFSSIFARLFSNKEVRILILGLDNAGKTTILNRLQLGEVVQTIPTIGFNVETVNYKNLKLQVWDLGGQSSIRPYWRCYYKNTNAIIYVIDSSDSERINSTKYEINMILKEIDLEGVLLVIFANKQDIQNALSIAQISKDLNLTSIRDRQWAIFSTSATKNIGITEALDWLVNNIK; this is translated from the coding sequence ATGGGATTGATATTTTCATCTATTTTTGCTCGGTTGTTCTCAAATAAAGAAGTCAGAATCTTAATCTTAGGTTTAGACAATGCAGGAAAAACTACCATATTAAATAGATTACAACTAGGGGAAGTAGTTCAAACAATACCTACTATTGGTTTTAATGTGGAAACagtaaattataaaaatttgaaaTTACAAGTATGGGATTTAGGAGGACAGTCATCCATTAGACCATATTGGAgatgttattataaaaatacgaatgcaattatatatgttattgaTAGTTCAGATAGTGAAAGAATAAATAGTacaaaatatgaaattaatatgatattaaaagaaatagatTTAGAAGGTGTCCTCTTAGTTATTTTTGCTAATAAGCAAGATATACAAAATGCTCTTTCTATTGCTCAAATATCAAAAGATTTAAATTTAACATCAATAAGAGATAGGCAATGGGCTATTTTTAGTACAAGTGCTACAAAAAATATTGGTATTACTGAGGCATTAGATTGGCTAgtcaataatataaaataa
- a CDS encoding methionine--tRNA ligase gives MMKPLSMILYPHKFFLNTVKCMLAAHIYSFNVELSEDFLFTRTFDIEKSLIINKKPLLIYDNKYVSSTKAICFLFHRLRNKSKKSFDENLSYYLGWLEWSDLLEKHIEVLNKKNIIESLDELELYLSENKNKNKCFINSDDENVENKLSLADVFVYTSLKHSCIEICKESWVHINEYIEKINNLEEIQKVIKNVEEIYKYKNIYSVFISKIHDKNVNEYLKNETFYITTAINYVNGDPHIGHAYEIVLADAIARYHKIIGRDTFFTTGADEHGLKIANQAAKNNLTPQELCDKNVLKFQNLNKLLYVQNDYYVRTTRDLHKKIAQEVWEKCEKNGDIYLGEYEGWYNVREETYIPENEAKLMNYIDPLNNIKLEKMKEPSYFFKMSKYQDKLIDYIQSNPDYIQPEQKRNEILQRLKEPLADLSCSRTKFTWGIQVPSDPKHVMYVWMDALINYYSNCFIDDEKKKYWPANVHIIGKDITWFHTVIFPTILLSANIPLSKSVFSHGFVLAADGKKMSKSLGNVIDPLEIIDKYGADAFRYHVIKETKRGCDTRFDVDNLVDMCNSDLADTIGNLIQRTLSLCQLSNESKIPGFFPEYEIHLPIDVLHFINRVEYHMKTFCVQKCCEKSVQVCKDLNKFLTDMAPWKYKDDMKNKKLHIIRIMLEAIYFIAHYLDIFVPSLSHKIFEKLNTPKRVIADLSPWLNNLTEGVVINNDNILFKKFEVESAKIKMQKVIMRVCKIVDIINTESSHNTTICDIEVDNEKITAVLNLPYNNNNNNNNKLVNLLTVAILNVKPLTINNITVNAIIPHVRKEIFTFPIEERIPTGTLIQAKDYKTLVKQRDNLTKKEVASLDISVINNKCFFEKNIPLVFASNEDKQVYHSTQANGSLTFF, from the coding sequence atgatGAAGCCGTTAAGTATGATTTTATATCCTCACAAGTTTTTTTTGAATACAGTAAAATGTATGCTTGCTGctcatatatatagttttaaTGTAGAACTTAGTGAAGACTTTTTATTTACTAGAACATTTGATATTGAGAAAagtttaataattaataagaagccattattaatatatgataataaatatgtgaGTTCAACTAAAGctatatgttttttatttcatcgtTTACGAAATAAAAGTAAGAAATCATTTGATGAGAATCTTAGTTATTATTTAGGTTGGTTAGAATGGAGTGATCTTTTAGAGAAACACATAGAAGTGTTAAAtaagaagaatataatagAAAGTTTAGATGAATTAGAATTATATTTaagtgaaaataaaaataagaataaatgttttattaacagtgatgatgaaaatgttGAGAACAAATTAAGTTTAGCTGATGTATTTGTATATACATCGTTAAAACATTCATGTATAGAAATATGTAAAGAGAGTTGGGttcatataaatgaatatattgaaaagattaataatttagaagaaatacaaaaagtaataaagaatgtagaagaaatatataaatataaaaatatatatagtgtaTTTATATCTAAAATCCATGATAAGAATGttaatgaatatttaaaaaatgaaacgtTTTATATAACAACAGCTATTAATTATGTGAATGGTGATCCACATATAGGACACGCATATGAAATAGTATTAGCAGATGCAATTGCTAGATATCATAAAATTATCGGACGAGATACCTTTTTTACAACAGGTGCAGATGAACATGGCCTAAAAATAGCTAACCAGGCTGCAAAAAACAACTTGACACCTCAAGAATTATGTGATAAGAATGTATTAAAATTTCAAAACTTGAATAAATTGTTATATGTACAGAATGATTATTACGTTAGGACAACGAGAGATTTACACAAAAAGATTGCTCAAGAGGTATGGGAAAAATGTGAAAAGAATGGTGATATTTATTTAGGTGAGTATGAAGGATGGTATAATGTTAGAGAAGAGACGTATATACCAGAAAATGAAGCAAAattaatgaattatattgatccattaaataatataaaattagaaaaaatgaaagagccatcatatttttttaaaatgtcaAAATATCAGGATAAATTAATAGATTATATACAATCTAATCCTGATTATATTCAACCTgaacaaaaaagaaatgaaatattaCAAAGGCTTAAGGAACCTTTAGCTGATTTATCATGTAGTCGTACAAAATTTACATGGGGTATTCAAGTACCTAGTGATCCTAAACATGTAATGTATGTGTGGATGGATgctttaataaattattattcaaattgttttattgatgatgaaaagaaaaaatattggCCAGCAAATGTACATATTATAGGTAAAGATATAACATGGTTTCATACAGTTATATTTCCaaccatattattatcagcTAATATACCTTTATCAAAAAGTGTATTTTCACATGGATTTGTATTAGCTGCAGATGGAAAGAAAATGTCCAAATCTTTAGGAAATGTAATAGATCCATTAGAAATCATTGATAAATATGGAGCTGATGCATTTAGATATCATGTTATTAAAGAAACTAAAAGAGGATGTGACACAAGATTTGATGTTGATAATTTAGTAGATATGTGTAATTCTGATTTAGCTGATACAATAGGAAATTTAATTCAAAGGACTTTATCCTTATGTCAATTATCTAATGAATCTAAAATACCTGGATTCTTTCCAGAGTACGAAATACATTTACCTATTGATgttttacattttattaatagAGTAGAATATCATATGAAAACCTTTTGTGTTCAAAAATGTTGTGAGAAAAGTGTTCAAGTTTGTAaagatttaaataaattcttAACAGATATGGCACCATGGAAATATAAAGatgatatgaaaaataaaaagttacATATTATTAGGATTATGTTGGAggctatatattttatagcaCATTATTTGGATATTTTTGTACCCTCTCTATCTCATAAaatttttgaaaaattaaatacacCCAAAAGGGTAATTGCAGATTTGTCTCCTTGGCTTAACAATTTAACTGAAGGAGttgtaataaataatgataatattttatttaaaaaatttgaagTAGAATCAGCTAAAATTAAAATGCAAAAGGTAATTATGAGGGTATGTAAAATTGTTGATATAATTAACACTGAGTCTTCACATAATACAACAATATGTGATATAGAGGtagataatgaaaaaataacaGCTGTTCTTAATCtaccatataataataataataataataataacaaactTGTTAATTTATTAACTGTTGCAATTTTGAATGTTAAACCACTTaccattaataatataaccgTTAATGCAATAATACCACATGTAcgtaaagaaatatttacatttccAATAGAAGAAAGAATTCCCACAGGAACGTTAATTCAAGCAAAAGATTACAAAACACTTGTTAAGCAAAGAGATAATTTAACCAAAAAAGAAGTAGCTTCATTGGATATATctgttataaataataagtgTTTTTTTGAGAAGAACATTCCTTTGGTTTTTGCTTCTAATGAAGATAAGCAGGTTTATCATTCAACTCAAGCCAATGGTTCCCtcacttttttttaa
- a CDS encoding U2 snRNA/tRNA pseudouridine synthase,putative, with translation MNVSSIKNHGIDYLIRKDVNQLEGIYGKIKTIYEDFHVHEITKKNEILHLNNVIDKNIIKNILEENEKNENANIIYNITNKGEHFDILSHYLSEYNKNVFYQFLNILYEIYQLKNENETQQNVIDQDDNKEYNEKNEKCKNDEKKNDILNEQICSNKNNSSIHTIPYCLLTNLDDIFFCDIKIDNNHDIYDNKNVEEKKKIIRKNIHKIIKQYYPFLLTETKNFNNIDQVISHGNILLNHNIIDSLNHINTSFLSSNNKNINAIQVYPSLNCLKCILPPSIFKKLKGTYKKSRFNKTEEMEYIINQHFDKINKKKKLDYSQEISESYISDNNNIKTYDHNMKDKINISTSHIYDDSINITHGKKRKLDNDEYEKIEILHTKHTNQNDNMNCNLNEKNYNDINNAYNLKSNICDNNLNDNNFLDNINHIKKKKSELKKKKKYLHFNLYKENKDICEILNKFKMNLSKKNTDISYCGIKDKRAITVQKFCIHKTNKYDIYNLISNHSNKWFYNNVYISNLEYKKKKLSLGNLNGNHFKIIIRGVHNNVKSNFHILSENLRTKGFVNYYGHQRFGTKQIKNYQIGISILKKNYKESLSYVIQNTELKEEDKENLITYINNLTDQSIYQNGIEEKKNKYPNEHNKNENSIKKNDKSKDHHNTSAPQEIINIINSISSNSYVEKTILNSIKNSNNLKNAFMNLPKDIFSLFIHAIQSIVFNLMVNIRMKKFGFQIALGDLVEIYEHHSEDSSLDESSDDNTSDNINNDNIILYQSKIIPITENNISLYNIYDVVLPLPGDKNTLLPPNLKEEYINVLQTIDLTLEDFKSEKHFFNASGCYRKIVVKPYNFKSIFIKNELNDLNKIPIIKSDLYKLKNEHKENNISIEQELPNKKNQDTLQIITEEQNVEEELIYVSNEQYHEYLIKEIPDYQTKSSIYLTCSLPKSSYITVALMEVLKN, from the coding sequence atgaatgtATCTTCTATAAAAAATCACGGAATTGATTATTTAATTCGAAAGGATGTTAATCAATTGGAAGGTATTTATgggaaaataaaaacaatttatGAAGATTTTCATGTTCATGAAATAACAAAGAAAAATGAGattcttcatttaaataatgttatagataaaaatataattaaaaatattcttgaagaaaatgagaaaaaCGAAAATgctaatataatatataatattacaaataaagGGGAACATTTTGATATCCTTTCACATTATTTGagtgaatataataaaaacgtGTTCTACCAGTTTTTAAATATCCTTTATGAAATCtatcaattaaaaaatgaaaatgagaCACAACAAAATGTTATTGATCAAGATGATAATAAggaatataatgaaaaaaatgaaaaatgtaaaaatgatgaaaaaaaaaatgatatattaaatgaacaaatttgtagtaacaaaaataattcaaGTATTCATACAATTCCATATTGTCTTCTAACAAATTtagatgatatatttttttgtgataTAAAAATTGACAACAATCATGATATTTATGACAATAAAAATGtagaagagaaaaaaaaaattattagaaaaaatattcataaaattataaaacaatattatccatttttattaacagagacaaaaaattttaataacataGATCAAGTTATATCACatggaaatatattattaaatcataatataattgatagcttaaatcatataaatacatcTTTTCTATCatctaataataaaaatataaatgctATTCAGGTATATCCTTCATTAAATTGTCTTAAATGTATATTGCCTCCttcaatttttaaaaaattaaaaggaaCTTATAAAAAATCGCGTTTTAATAAAACGGAAGAAatggaatatattataaatcaaCATTTTGATaagataaacaaaaaaaaaaaattagattaTTCACAAGAAATAAGTGAATCATATAtcagtgataataataatataaaaacatatgatcataatatgaaggataaaataaatattagcACTTCTCATATTTATGATGattctattaatattactcatgggaaaaaaagaaaactagataatgatgaatatgaaaaaatagaaatattacATACAAAACATACAaatcaaaatgataatatgaattgtaatttaaatgaaaaaaactataatgatattaataatgcATATAACCTCAAAAGTAATATTTGTGATAACAACCTAAATGATAATAACTTCTTAGATAATAtcaatcatataaaaaaaaaaaaaagtgaactcaaaaaaaaaaaaaaatatctacattttaatttatataaagaaaacaaaGATATATGTGAAATTCTAAACAAATTTAAAATGAATctttccaaaaaaaatacaGATATATCATATTGTGGAATTAAAGATAAAAGAGCTATTACTGTTCAAAAGTTTTGTATACacaaaacaaacaaatatgatatatataatttaataagtAATCATTCGAATAAATggttttataataatgtatatatatcaaatttggaatataaaaaaaaaaaattatcactAGGTAATTTAAATGGTAACCatttcaaaattattatcagaGGTGTGcataataatgtaaaatcaaattttcatattttatctGAAAATCTAAGAACAAAAGGATTTGTTAATTATTATGGTCACCAAAGATTTGGaacaaaacaaataaaaaattatcaaattggtatatctattttaaaaaagaattataaagAATCTCTTTCTTATGTTATTCAAAATACGGAGTTGAAAGAggaagataaagaaaatttaattacctatataaataatctaACTGATCAGTCGATTTACCAAAATGggatagaagaaaaaaaaaacaaataccccaatgaacataataaaaatgaaaattcaattaaaaaaaatgataaatcaAAAGATCATCATAATACTTCTGCACCAcaagaaattataaatattatcaattCTATTTCTAGTAATTCCTATGTAGAAAAAACTATATTAAATTCAATAAAAAATAGTAACAATTTAAAAAACGCATTTATGAATTTACCTAAAGATATATTCTCACTTTTCATTCATGCAATACAAAGTATTGTATTTAATCTAATGGTTAATAtaagaatgaaaaaatttGGATTTCAAATAGCTTTAGGAGATTTAGTtgaaatatatgaacatcATTCAGAAGATTCAAGTCTAGATGAATCAAGTGATGATAATACCAgcgataatataaataatgataatataatattatatcaaagTAAAATTATTCCAATtacagaaaataatatttctttatataatatatatgatgttgTCTTACCTTTACCAGGAGATAAAAATACATTACTTCCTCCTAACTTGaaagaagaatatataaatgtattacaAACAATTGATTTAACATTAGAAGATTTTAAGTCTGAAAAACATTTTTTCAATGCATCAGGATGCTATAGAAAAATTGTTGTAAAACCATATAATTTCAAatccatttttataaaaaatgaattaaatgatttaaataaaataccaATAATTAAAAGTGATCTATATAAACTTAAAAATGAGcacaaagaaaataatatatccatAGAGCAAGAATTACCAAATAAGAAAAACCAAGATACTTTACAAATTATAACAGAAGAACAAAATGTGGAGGAAGAATTAATTTATGTATCTAACGAACAATATCatgaatatttaattaaagaaATACCTGATTATCAAACAAAATCTTCAATATATTTGACATGCTCCCTACCAAAATCATCATATATAACTGTAGCACTTATGGaggtattaaaaaattaa
- a CDS encoding S-antigen, translating into MNRILSFTFYLFFLYLYIYKTYGKLKNTHQELSDIYGTKYYLRNGLYNEKNSKGQKYEDLKKEKEGENNDGEDLNSEEMNKDQENELMEGQDEGPKEDQEGAKEDQEGAKEDQEGAKEDQEGAKEDQEGAKEDQEGAKEDQEGAKEDQEGAKEDQEGAKEDQEGAKEDQEGAKEDQEGAKEDQEGAKEDQEGAKEDQEGAKEDQEGAKEDQEGAKEDQEGAKEDQEGAKEDQEGAKEDQEGAKEDQEGAKEDQEGAKEDQEGAKEDQEGAKEDQEGAKEDQEGAKEDQEGAKEDQEGAKEDQEGAKEDQEGAKEDQEGAKEDQEGAKEDQEGAKEDQEGAKEDQEGAKEDQEGAKEDQEGAKEDQEGAKEDQEGAKEDQEGAKEDQEGAKEDQEGAKEDQEGAKEDQEGAKEDQEGAKEDQEGAKEDQEGAKEDQEGAKEDQEGAKEDQEGAKEDQEGAKEDQEGAKEDQEGAKEDQEGAKNNKKNNKNNKSKKGALNFLFKI; encoded by the coding sequence ATGAATAGAATTTTGtcttttacattttatttattttttttatatttgtatatatataaaacatatggaAAACTTAAAAATACACATCAGGAATTATCAGATATATATggaacaaaatattatttaagaaacggattatataatgaaaaaaatagtaaaggacaaaaatatgaagatttaaaaaaagaaaaagaaggtGAAAATAACGATGGAGAGGATTTAAATAGTGAAGAAATGAATAAGGATCAAGAAAATGAACTAATGGAAGGTCAAGACGAAGGCCCTAAAGAAGACCAAGAAGGTGCCAAAGAAGATCAAGAGGGTGCAAAGGAAGACCAAGAAGGTGCCAAAGAAGATCAAGAGGGTGCAAAGGAAGACCAAGAAGGTGCCAAAGAAGATCAAGAGGGTGCAAAGGAAGACCAAGAAGGAGCCAAAGAGGACCAAGAAGGTGCCAAAGAGGACCAAGAAGGAGCTAAAGAAGATCAAGAGGGTGCCAAAGAAGACCAAGAGGGTGCTAAAGAAGACCAAGAAGGCGCCAAAGAAGATCAAGAAGGAGCTAAAGAAGATCAAGAGGGTGCCAAAGAAGACCAAGAAGGAGCCAAAGAGGACCAAGAAGGAGCTAAAGAAGATCAAGAAGGTGCAAAGGAAGACCAAGAGGGTGCCAAAGAAGATCAAGAAGGAGCTAAAGAAGATCAAGAGGGTGCCAAAGAGGACCAAGAAGGAGCTAAAGAAGATCAAGAGGGTGCCAAAGAGGACCAAGAAGGAGCTAAAGAAGATCAAGAGGGTGCCAAAGAAGACCAAGAGGGTGCTAAAGAAGATCAAGAAGGAGCTAAAGAAGATCAAGAGGGTGCAAAGGAAGATCAAGAAGGTGCCAAAGAAGATCAAGAAGGAGCTAAAGAAGACCAAGAAGGAGCCAAAGAGGACCAAGAAGGAGCTAAAGAGGACCAAGAAGGAGCTAAAGAAGATCAAGAGGGTGCAAAGGAAGACCAAGAGGGTGCCAAAGAAGATCAAGAAGGAGCTAAAGAAGATCAAGAGGGTGCAAAGGAAGACCAAGAAGGTGCCAAAGAAGATCAAGAGGGTGCAAAGGAAGACCAAGAAGGAGCCAAAGAGGACCAAGAAGGAGCTAAAGAAGATCAAGAAGGTGCAAAGGAAGACCAAGAGGGTGCCAAAGAAGACCAAGAAGGAGCCAAAGAGGACCAAGAAGGAGCTAAAGAAGATCAAGAAGGTGCAAAGGAAGACCAAGAGGGTGCCAAAGAAGACCAAGAAGGCGCCAAAGAAGATCAAGAGGGTGCAAAGGAAGACCAAGAGGGTGCCAAAGAAGATCAAGAAGGAGCTAAAGAAGATCAAGAGGGTGCCAAAGAAGACCAAGAAGGAGCCAAAGAGGACCAAGAAGGAGCCAAAGAGGACCAAGAAGGAGCTAAAGAAGATCAAGAGGGTgctaaaaataacaaaaaaaataataaaaacaataaatcaaaaaaaggtgcattaaattttttatttaaaatatga
- a CDS encoding glutamate-rich protein, putative, translating to MRNLFHITIYLVTLNLFILEISGKTNTNDNRNKRISGPKLRGNVVSNINLRSDKKGKIIRGSNDELSKNFEDVLEQSEKSLVSENGHSGLHIDDSPKETIFIQENKGQIHSKLNPESSEDNKDLNDNDSKDKSSDIISGDNKSNKRESHFETSSDLELLENSSQDNLENETISTEPFPNQKHKGLQQEENEEPLEPLPTQIYNDYSEENSEPFPKQEHKNVDNHNEKNTFHESVSVNINQENSKPQSFDETLNINSKKLEDQLDLHEHDNSERLKDEEIGNESHVHENLSVPNDSIDQILNQPEQVSNDQEQLHNEKQKVEEKSNYHISSVDLKEPTNEDILPNQNTLENIKQNESEINHVHEHVLPKENTIDKLDNQKEHIDELQHNVNVLQENNINDHLLETKEKPNIESFEPKNIDLEIVLPKNVEKEEKIVDVSSPKHLNHESFEVETSESEHKEVVSEKSVHETVENEESVSEESNPEPAEKEENNHEEIHEEEILNEQNNQESGESKLVDNGEGAFEGARHEFSAEKNDSELNENEFVESEKGEPEPAENEGKNHEEVHQEEILPEQNNQESGESKLVDNEDVFEEAHHEFSSEEGNAELNENEFVESDKSVSEPAEHEEVVSEESKPEESENEESSNEEAHQEEIVPEQNNQESVESKLVDNGEGAFEGVRHEEFSSEKNDSELNENEFIESEKSVSEPAEHVEIVSEQSNNEPAEHVQIVSEQSNKEPAENEAVPVPSKPFEEFEKVDFEPKIVDLQIIEPNVVNSQPSPQEPVEPTFVKIEKVPSEENKHGNVDPEVEEKANVSEVVEEEHNPQESVEETPLKKDESEVLHPEIIEIEKIEPEHEFEDIPVDEDEFEEVQTEQLDLEHNTVDSEILEVEKIPSEPHENAVTNPEVLEIDEVFPEPNKDKEVQENNEHGKNGNVQNEIVEVEKLHPEEDKNKNEQHEMVEFEEVVPEKFEIEVPSQSNNNENIESIKPQEKNNELSVVEEKAISQEPVEPTLNENEKVAPKPSGGESTKPDIVQIKIVQENESNKKETPVVDHSKHIEESIQDDDNDEEDDDDNIDFEGLSRKDDEKDSSNKNKNKSSFITYISTKKFKKVSQTIVSVMINAYDGVIQVVSTIKGIAKDIVIFFQNI from the coding sequence ATGAGAAACCTTTTCCATATTACCATTTACTTAGTTAcacttaatttatttatattggaAATAAGTGGAAAGACTAACACAAATGACAATAGAAATAAACGAATTTCTGGTCCTAAATTAAGGGGTAATGTTGTAAGTAATATAAACCTCCGATCAGATAAGAAAGGTAAAATTATAAGAGGGTCGAATGATGAACTTAGTAAAAACTTTGAAGATGTTTTAGAACAAAGCGAAAAATCACTTGTTTCAGAAAATGGTCATAGTGGATTACATATAGATGATAGCCCTAAAGAAACTATTTTTATTCAAGAAAATAAAGGTCAAATTCATTCTAAGTTAAATCCTGAATCATCAGAAGATAATAAagatttaaatgataatgattCAAAAGATAAATCCAGTGATATAATTTCAGGAGataataaatcaaataaaagAGAAAGTCATTTTGAAACCTCATCAGATTTAGAATTACTTGAAAATTCTTCACAAGATAATTTAGAAAATGAGACAATTTCAACAGAACCTTTTCCTAATCAAAAACATAAAGGCCTACaacaagaagaaaatgaGGAACCTTTAGAGCCCCTTCctacacaaatatataatgattatagTGAAGAAAATTCAGAACCTTTTCCTAAACAAGAGCATAAAAATGTAGACAatcataatgaaaaaaacacATTTCATGAAAGTGTTTCTGTAAATATTAATCAAGAAAATTCGAAACCACAGTCATTTGATGAaactttaaatataaattcaaaaaaattagaagatCAATTGGATTTACATGAACATGATAACTCAGAACGTTTAAAAGATGAAGAAATAGGAAATGAGTCACATGTTCATGAAAATTTATCAGTACCAAATGATTCAATAGATCAAATATTAAATCAACCTGAACAAGTATCAAATGATCAAGAACAATTGCATAATGAAAAGCAAAAGGTTGAAGAAAAAtcaaattatcatatatctTCGGTAGATTTAAAAGAACCAACAAATGAAGATATTTTACCAAATCAGAATAcattagaaaatataaaacaaaatgaatcAGAAATAAATCATGTGCATGAACATGTACTACCAAAAGAGAATACAATAGACAAACTTGATAATCAAAAGGAACACATCGATGAATTACAACATAATGTAAATGTATTACAAGAAAATAACATAAATGATCACCTATTAGAAACTAAAGAGAAACCTAATATTGAATCGTTTGAACCTAAGAATATAGATTTAGAAATTGTTCTTCCTAAAAATgttgaaaaagaagaaaaaatagttGATGTATCTTCTCCTAAACATTTAAATCACGAATCGTTTGAAGTAGAAACAAGTGAATCTGAACATAAAGAAGTTGTATCTGAAAAAAGTGTCCACGAAACTGTGGAAAATGAAGAATCTGTATCTGAAGAAAGCAACCCTGAACCAgctgaaaaagaagaaaataatcatGAAGAAATTCATGAGGAAGAAATtttaaatgaacaaaataatcaAGAATCAGGTGAAAGTAAATTAGTTGATAATGGAGAAGGTGCTTTTGAAGGAGCTCGTCATGAATTTTCGgcagaaaaaaatgattctgaattaaatgaaaatgaatttGTTGAATCGGAAAAAGGCGAACCTGAACCAGCTGAAAATGAAGGAAAAAATCATGAAGAAGTTCATCAGGAAGAAATTTTACCTGAACAAAATAATCAAGAATCAGGTGAAAGTAAATTAGTTGATAATGAAGATGTTTTTGAAGAAGCTCATCATGAATTTTCATCTGAAGAAGGTAACGCTGAactaaatgaaaatgaatttGTTGAATCTGACAAAAGTGTATCTGAACCTGCTGAACATGAAGAAGTTGTATCTGAAGAAAGCAAACCTGAAGAAtctgaaaatgaagaaagtAGTAATGAAGAAGCTCATCAGGAAGAAATTGTACCTGAACAAAATAATCAAGAATCAGTTGAAAGTAAATTAGTTGATAATGGAGAAGGTGCTTTTGAAGGAGTTCGTCATGAAGAATTTTCATCTGAAAAAAATGACTctgaattaaatgaaaacGAATTTATTGAATCAGAAAAAAGTGTATCTGAACCAGCTGAACATGTAGAAATTGTATCGGAACAAAGTAATAACGAACCAGCTGAACATGTCCAAATTGTATCTGAACAAAGTAATAAGGAACCAGCTGAAAACGAAGCTGTACCAGTTCCTTCAAAACCATTTGAGGAATTCGAAAAGGTGGATTTTGAACCTAAAATTGTAGACCTTCAAATAATTGAACCTAATGTTGTTAACTCACAACCAAGTCCACAAGAACCAGTTGAACCAACATTTGTCAAAATTGAAAAAGTTCCTtcagaagaaaataaacatGGAAATGTTGATCCTGAAGTAGAAGAAAAAGCAAATGTATCTGAAGTTGTTGAAGAAGAACATAATCCACAAGAATCAGTCGAAGAAACACCCTTGAAAAAAGATGAAAGTGAAGTACTTCATCCTGAAATAATagaaattgaaaaaatagaACCTGAACATGAATTTGAAGACATTCCAGTAGATGAGGATGAATTTGAAGAGGTTCAAACTGAACAATTGGATTTAGAACATAACACTGTTGATTCAGAAATATTAGAAGTTGAAAAAATTCCTTCAGAGCCACATGAAAATGCAGTAACTAATCCAGAAGTTCTTGAAATTGACGAAGTTTTTCCTGAAccaaataaagataaagaagttcaagaaaataatgaacatGGTAAAAATGGAAATGTACAAAATGAAATAGTAGAAGTCGAAAAATTACATCCAgaagaagataaaaataaaaatgaacaacATGAAATGGTAGAGTTTGAAGAAGTTGTTCCAGAAAAATTTGAAATTGAAGTACCATCACAATCAAATAacaatgaaaatattgaatCTATAAAAccacaagaaaaaaataatgaacttAGTGTTGTTGAAGAAAAGGCAATTTCACAAGAACCCGTTGAACCtacattaaatgaaaatgaaaaagttGCTCCTAAACCATCTGGAGGTGAATCTACTAAACCAGATATTGTTCAAATTAAAATAGTACAAGAAAATGaatcaaataaaaaggaaacacCAGTAGTAGATCATTCAAAACATATAGAAGAAAGTATACAAGATGATGACAATGATGAAGaggatgatgatgataatatagatTTTGAAGGATTATCAAGAAAAGATGATGAAAAGGATTcatcaaataaaaacaaaaacaaatcatcttttataacatatatatctacaaaaaaattcaaaaaagtATCTCAAACTATTGTAAGTGTTATGATCAATGCATATGATGGTGTTATTCAAGTTGTAAGTACTATAAAAGGAATAGCAAAAGATATAGTAATATTTTTCCaaaacatttaa